The proteins below are encoded in one region of Effusibacillus dendaii:
- a CDS encoding group II intron maturase-specific domain-containing protein, which produces MVKKKLNPYIRGWGNYFGRSDAKKIFT; this is translated from the coding sequence TTGGTCAAGAAGAAACTGAATCCATACATCAGAGGTTGGGGGAACTACTTCGGGCGCAGCGATGCGAAGAAGATATTCACTTGA
- a CDS encoding AI-2E family transporter has protein sequence MERSPRNRSIDIALLVLIVLGCVYLLTQMSGLLLGIWIVLRAVLTPFLIAVMISYLLNPIVSRLVERGVPRGVSVLIIYVVFFTLLGVVLVNSIPVFIKQLKEFVESLPAIVEQVESWNKSLDSGARAMPDAVHKAIDANLLRFEEAVTEYITNFMGSLGSTVGQLLMAMIIPFLVFYMLKDLKVMERTVFIIFPVKRRRELVDLFKSIDEALGNYIRGQLIVMLAVGTLVYVGYLIIGMPYSLMLALLVGITNIIPYVGPFIGAAPAVILALTISPLMALKVTIVNLIVQQLEGNVISPQIVSKSLNLHPLVIILALLLGGEVGGIMGLILAVPIVAVMKVILEHMVEHYVRR, from the coding sequence ATGGAAAGATCCCCGCGCAATCGATCGATTGACATTGCGTTGCTTGTTTTGATTGTTTTGGGCTGCGTCTACTTATTGACACAAATGAGCGGTCTTTTGTTAGGGATCTGGATTGTTTTGCGTGCAGTTCTCACTCCGTTTCTGATTGCGGTCATGATTTCCTACCTGTTAAACCCGATCGTATCCCGTTTGGTGGAACGCGGCGTCCCACGGGGAGTCAGCGTCCTTATCATTTACGTTGTCTTTTTCACCTTACTTGGTGTTGTTCTTGTCAATTCCATACCGGTTTTTATCAAACAGTTAAAGGAATTTGTCGAATCGCTGCCGGCGATTGTCGAACAGGTGGAAAGTTGGAACAAAAGTTTGGACAGCGGGGCGCGTGCGATGCCCGATGCGGTGCACAAGGCAATTGATGCGAACCTGCTTCGGTTCGAAGAAGCGGTTACCGAGTACATAACGAACTTTATGGGATCGCTCGGAAGCACCGTCGGGCAGCTTCTGATGGCTATGATCATCCCATTTTTGGTCTTTTATATGCTAAAAGATCTAAAGGTCATGGAGAGGACCGTTTTTATCATTTTTCCTGTCAAACGGCGGCGTGAACTGGTGGATCTGTTCAAGTCGATTGACGAGGCGCTCGGCAATTATATTCGCGGGCAATTGATTGTGATGCTTGCTGTCGGAACGTTAGTTTATGTTGGATATTTGATCATCGGCATGCCTTACAGCCTGATGCTTGCCTTACTGGTCGGCATTACCAATATCATTCCCTATGTAGGGCCTTTCATTGGAGCGGCGCCGGCAGTCATCCTGGCGCTTACGATTTCGCCTCTTATGGCGTTGAAGGTGACAATCGTCAATCTGATTGTTCAACAGTTGGAAGGAAACGTGATTTCCCCCCAAATTGTCAGCAAATCGTTAAATCTTCACCCGCTTGTCATCATTCTCGCCCTGCTCCTGGGAGGCGAAGTGGGAGGAATTATGGGGCTGATTTTGGCGGTTCCCATTGTGGCCGTGATGAAGGTGATTTTGGAGCATATGGTAGAGCATTATGTCAGACGCTAG
- a CDS encoding PRC-barrel domain-containing protein yields MRRIGDWIGLPVVTILEGSRIGEVSDVMVDEANQICALIVQKDGFLGGMDKLPIDSVRSVGTDAVMIERADDLLPQSPDNQRPTFVCCNKSFIDKEIVTEEGAILGTVADVYISEESDKIVGYEVSDGLLADLVSGRKWISFSETLHVGETIIVTADAKLSDLQSNR; encoded by the coding sequence ATGAGACGAATCGGCGATTGGATCGGGCTGCCCGTTGTCACCATCCTGGAAGGCAGCCGGATTGGTGAAGTGTCGGATGTCATGGTTGACGAAGCGAATCAAATCTGCGCATTGATCGTACAAAAGGACGGATTTCTGGGTGGGATGGACAAACTCCCGATCGATTCCGTACGTTCCGTCGGGACGGATGCGGTGATGATCGAACGGGCGGATGATCTTCTGCCTCAATCGCCCGACAACCAGAGACCCACATTTGTTTGTTGCAACAAATCTTTTATCGACAAAGAAATCGTAACGGAAGAGGGGGCAATTTTGGGAACGGTGGCAGATGTTTACATCAGCGAGGAATCGGACAAGATAGTAGGGTATGAAGTGTCGGATGGCTTACTAGCTGATCTGGTCTCAGGTCGAAAATGGATCTCTTTTTCGGAAACCCTGCATGTCGGAGAAACGATCATCGTCACAGCTGATGCAAAGCTTTCCGATCTCCAATCGAACCGCTAG
- a CDS encoding IreB family regulatory phosphoprotein: MTSNLDKTMMFSGNREEPNEAQKALLKAYQALKVKGYNPIHQIVGYLISGDPAYITSHDDARNTIRKVERDDLIEELVRAYLADRA, from the coding sequence ATGACATCAAATCTTGACAAAACAATGATGTTCTCTGGTAATCGAGAAGAGCCGAACGAAGCGCAAAAAGCGCTGCTGAAAGCGTACCAGGCACTGAAAGTGAAAGGATATAATCCGATTCACCAAATTGTGGGCTATCTCATCTCCGGCGATCCGGCGTACATCACGAGCCATGATGATGCCCGCAACACGATCCGCAAGGTGGAGAGGGATGACCTGATTGAAGAGTTGGTGCGTGCGTACTTGGCGGATCGGGCATGA
- the ruvX gene encoding Holliday junction resolvase RuvX produces MTGRILGIDFGDVRIGLAVSDPLGMTAQGLDVLRRKSETDDLNALREIIQKYEIVKIVLGFPRNMNGTVGPRGEFTREFGKLLEETFDLPVVYWDERLSTAAAERMLIAADVRREKRKQVIDKMAAAIILQGYLDSL; encoded by the coding sequence ATGACCGGGCGAATTTTGGGGATTGATTTCGGCGATGTTCGGATCGGGCTTGCTGTGAGTGATCCGTTAGGCATGACCGCGCAAGGATTGGATGTCCTCCGCCGCAAGTCAGAAACGGACGATTTGAATGCACTTCGCGAAATCATCCAAAAGTATGAGATTGTAAAAATCGTACTCGGATTTCCCAGGAACATGAACGGGACGGTAGGGCCGCGCGGCGAATTCACGCGGGAATTTGGCAAGTTGCTTGAGGAGACGTTTGATTTGCCTGTTGTTTATTGGGACGAGCGGTTATCCACGGCGGCGGCGGAGCGAATGCTGATTGCGGCAGACGTACGGAGAGAAAAACGGAAACAGGTAATCGATAAAATGGCTGCTGCCATTATTTTGCAGGGGTACCTTGATTCCTTATAG
- a CDS encoding DUF116 domain-containing protein, translated as MANADSATSSVESVSARKLGDTWEGWSGELEENNGDLATSPWYFLGYYAVMLLLLHTLAFGLWFLTEPRLAEIGPIFKNLVEIAGIASLATMDVGFGLVVATVLTGKNFVPHYKGKHIALSPLLPGIIKIGTKFGLSKDRISNSLLQVGNRITIANTKRIKSTELVVLLPRCLTKVMRESVDEIAKRYGVTAHVCGGGQQARQILAERKPKGVIAVACERDLMAGVQDVGAAIPVIAIANKRPEGPCRNTNIDLPEMESAFRSFLGEVSRV; from the coding sequence ATGGCTAACGCAGATTCTGCAACAAGTTCGGTTGAATCGGTCTCTGCCAGGAAACTTGGCGATACTTGGGAAGGCTGGAGTGGGGAATTAGAAGAAAATAACGGAGATCTGGCTACATCCCCCTGGTATTTTTTGGGTTATTACGCAGTGATGCTGCTCCTTCTGCACACCCTCGCATTCGGATTATGGTTTTTGACAGAGCCACGGTTGGCCGAGATCGGACCCATTTTTAAAAATTTGGTGGAGATTGCCGGAATCGCCAGCCTGGCAACCATGGATGTAGGTTTTGGGTTAGTGGTTGCAACCGTTTTAACAGGAAAAAACTTCGTGCCTCATTATAAGGGGAAACATATTGCGTTGTCCCCGCTACTGCCTGGAATTATAAAAATCGGAACGAAATTTGGACTGTCGAAAGACCGCATTTCCAACTCACTGCTGCAGGTTGGAAACCGAATCACAATTGCCAATACAAAGCGGATCAAATCGACCGAATTGGTAGTTTTGCTGCCTCGCTGCTTGACAAAAGTGATGCGGGAATCAGTCGATGAAATTGCAAAACGTTATGGAGTTACGGCGCATGTTTGCGGCGGGGGGCAGCAGGCGCGGCAAATTTTGGCGGAACGAAAGCCAAAAGGAGTGATAGCAGTTGCCTGCGAACGGGATCTGATGGCTGGCGTACAGGATGTGGGAGCGGCGATTCCGGTGATTGCGATTGCCAACAAGCGACCGGAAGGTCCTTGTCGAAACACAAACATTGACCTGCCGGAAATGGAAAGTGCATTTCGTTCGTTTTTGGGGGAAGTTTCTCGTGTCTAG
- a CDS encoding DUF1292 domain-containing protein: MSDEIVSENIIVLTDEDGDEHEFEVLEVLEVDQKTYAVLQPTDTKDDEAIILRVEKDENGEDVLVNIESDEEWDKVAEMYDTLLFEEMDQ, from the coding sequence ATGAGTGACGAAATCGTAAGCGAAAACATTATTGTTCTGACCGATGAAGATGGGGATGAACACGAATTTGAAGTGTTGGAAGTGCTCGAAGTGGATCAAAAAACATACGCCGTTCTGCAGCCTACCGATACGAAGGATGATGAGGCGATCATCTTGCGCGTCGAAAAGGACGAAAACGGGGAAGATGTGTTGGTGAACATTGAAAGTGATGAGGAATGGGATAAAGTGGCGGAAATGTACGACACGCTGCTTTTTGAAGAAATGGATCAATAA
- the mltG gene encoding endolytic transglycosylase MltG: MGFTPPQRARQIRRSALFLILLILLFVWYLWTPPASDGRVVSVEIKQGSTTAEIANLLEQKGLVKSSFLFRLAVLLNGQAASLQAGTYEISRGSSMTEIADIIGKGKTRSDIVKFTIPEGYTVEQIADVLSKNGLVDRQRFLQEADNGTFSQEFLKSEPQNTGIRHRLEGYLYPDTYEIKKGTAEHDILNMMLNQFDQVVDEQMRQQFQANGLSLHQAVTLASLVEREARVAKERPIIAGVIYNRLRHNPPMLLQIDAAVQYAVGQKAELTYQDLQVNSPYNTYKREGLPPGPIACPGKDSLLAVAEPDHNEFLYYVTKKDGSGEHYFGKTLEEHNHNIALSEQNQARHQ, translated from the coding sequence ATGGGTTTTACTCCGCCGCAAAGAGCCCGTCAAATCAGACGTTCTGCTCTTTTTTTGATCTTATTGATTTTATTATTTGTATGGTATTTATGGACCCCTCCCGCATCTGACGGTCGGGTGGTATCTGTGGAGATCAAGCAAGGGTCGACGACCGCCGAGATTGCAAATTTGCTCGAACAGAAAGGTTTGGTGAAAAGTTCTTTCCTGTTCCGCCTTGCTGTGCTGCTGAATGGACAAGCTGCCTCCCTGCAGGCTGGAACCTATGAAATTTCACGCGGCTCTTCGATGACCGAAATCGCAGACATCATCGGAAAAGGGAAAACGAGAAGCGATATTGTCAAATTTACCATCCCGGAAGGGTATACGGTGGAACAGATTGCCGACGTGTTAAGCAAAAATGGGCTGGTGGACCGGCAGCGCTTCCTGCAGGAAGCGGATAACGGCACGTTTTCGCAGGAATTTTTGAAATCGGAACCGCAGAATACAGGCATTCGGCATCGTCTGGAAGGCTACCTGTATCCGGACACGTATGAAATCAAGAAAGGCACTGCTGAGCATGACATATTGAACATGATGCTGAATCAGTTCGATCAAGTGGTAGATGAACAAATGAGACAGCAGTTTCAAGCAAACGGCCTGTCATTGCACCAAGCGGTTACACTTGCTTCGCTGGTGGAGCGGGAAGCACGCGTGGCAAAGGAGCGGCCGATCATCGCCGGTGTCATTTACAACCGGCTCCGTCACAATCCTCCGATGCTTTTGCAGATTGATGCGGCTGTCCAATATGCGGTCGGACAAAAAGCAGAGCTGACGTATCAGGATTTGCAGGTAAACAGTCCCTACAACACGTACAAACGGGAAGGATTGCCGCCCGGACCGATTGCATGCCCCGGCAAGGACAGTCTGCTGGCGGTTGCAGAGCCGGATCATAATGAGTTTCTTTACTACGTCACAAAGAAAGACGGGTCTGGGGAACATTATTTTGGCAAAACGCTGGAAGAGCACAATCACAATATTGCATTGAGCGAACAAAATCAGGCACGCCACCAGTAG